From a single Nicotiana tomentosiformis chromosome 2, ASM39032v3, whole genome shotgun sequence genomic region:
- the LOC138906281 gene encoding uncharacterized protein, with product MRDFVPQTLRDAWRVEFKKLRHGTLSVSEYAIRFKYLSRHALALVSTFREWVRKFIEGLSYGISFSMARELETDVSFQQLVEIARRLEGMLGQEREDRMAKKPHGLGGSIGPYFGGRVCHGRGFVGQPVQFALQFSPSFSNIHGSQSTRTGQLPQLRQRRGCFECGYTIHIVRDCPRLRTYVSQRGIQAMSSTPNAVILAPPARGRG from the coding sequence ATGAGAgattttgttccccagacccttagggatgcatggcgcgtggagtttaaGAAGCTACGCCATGGTACTCTGtcggtgtcagagtatgctattAGATTTAAATATTTGTCCAGGCACGCACTTGCTTTGGTTTCTACATTTAGAGAATGGGTCCGCaagttcattgaggggctcagttatggtatTTCATTCagtatggctcgggagttggagacgGATGTTTCATTCCAGCAGTTGGTAGAGATCGCTCGCAGATTAGAGGGTATGTTGGGtcaagagagagaggacaggaTGGCTAAGAAGCCTCATGGACTAGGAGGATCTATtggtccctattttggaggcagggtatgtcatggtagaggttttgtgggtcagccagttcagtttgcactacAGTTTTCACCTAGTTTTTCAAATATCCATGGGTCCCAAAGTACCCGTACCGGACAACTTCCACAGCTACGTCAACGGAGAGGCTGCTTTGAGTGTGGATATACAATCCACattgtgagagattgtcctagacttcggACATATGTGTCACAACGaggtattcaggctatgagttctacTCCAAATGCTGTTATACTTGCACCGCCAGCTAGGGGTAGAGGTTAG